One Candidatus Binatia bacterium DNA window includes the following coding sequences:
- a CDS encoding S53 family peptidase gives MPPESKLVAIEGTDRSVWPGTAPTKETPDGGIWLTAWLHPRRGGELDTAKAQALGATRASQRTYADRAAFSQETGADPAHVDTLRRFCAATGIEVVAEHWRSLVMSASIPAFVEAFDAKVGIYEFPDGRRFRNRSGALHAPAEIASIVRGPFGLHQWPRSHAVGSLHSDVVPLRPVEIASRYHFPDADGSGETIGILQMRGAFSPDDFAKCMQAAGVTAKPPIVKRVDNADLSHEIATAKDVESAIDTQIVGTLAPGAQIVVYATPDNERGVLDAIRTAIFDDEHKLSILSISFGFPEHLWTPAALAILNDLLTAAALLGVTIFCASGDHGAEVDAEGKPHVLAPASSPFAHGCGGTQIEADGSETGWAQTGGGFSERFGTPPWQKAGSGRGVPDVAAQVRPGYGVFFEGSQVAMGGTSAAAPMWAALTARINQRIGRPVGFFAPLLYDAAPGALFRDVLSGGNDRYACAAGWNPSTGLGVPIGDAIENALR, from the coding sequence GTGCCGCCTGAATCGAAGCTCGTTGCGATCGAAGGGACGGATCGGAGCGTCTGGCCCGGAACCGCTCCGACGAAGGAGACGCCCGACGGCGGCATCTGGCTGACCGCGTGGCTGCATCCGCGGCGCGGCGGCGAGCTCGACACGGCGAAGGCGCAAGCGCTCGGCGCCACCCGCGCGTCGCAGCGAACGTATGCAGATCGCGCCGCGTTCTCGCAAGAGACCGGCGCCGACCCCGCGCACGTCGATACGTTACGAAGATTCTGCGCGGCGACCGGCATCGAGGTCGTCGCGGAGCACTGGCGTTCGCTCGTGATGAGCGCGTCGATTCCGGCGTTCGTCGAAGCGTTCGACGCAAAGGTCGGGATTTACGAGTTTCCCGACGGACGGCGCTTTAGAAATCGTTCGGGTGCGCTGCACGCGCCCGCCGAGATCGCGTCTATCGTTCGCGGACCCTTCGGCCTGCATCAGTGGCCGCGTTCGCACGCCGTCGGCTCGCTCCACAGCGATGTCGTCCCGCTGCGGCCCGTCGAGATCGCGTCGCGTTACCATTTCCCGGATGCGGACGGAAGCGGCGAGACGATCGGCATCCTGCAGATGCGAGGCGCGTTCAGCCCGGACGACTTCGCGAAGTGCATGCAAGCCGCCGGCGTAACGGCGAAGCCGCCGATCGTCAAGCGGGTAGACAATGCGGATCTCTCGCACGAGATCGCGACGGCAAAAGACGTCGAGTCGGCGATCGACACGCAGATCGTCGGCACCCTCGCGCCCGGCGCGCAGATCGTCGTCTATGCGACGCCGGATAACGAGCGCGGCGTGCTCGACGCGATACGCACGGCGATCTTCGACGACGAGCACAAGCTCTCGATTCTCTCGATCAGCTTCGGCTTTCCCGAGCATCTGTGGACGCCGGCGGCGTTGGCGATCCTCAACGATCTCCTCACGGCTGCGGCGCTGCTCGGCGTTACGATCTTCTGCGCGTCGGGCGATCACGGCGCCGAGGTGGACGCCGAGGGGAAACCGCACGTTCTCGCGCCCGCATCGAGTCCGTTCGCGCACGGCTGCGGAGGAACGCAGATCGAAGCGGACGGAAGCGAGACGGGCTGGGCACAGACCGGGGGCGGATTTAGCGAACGCTTCGGCACGCCACCGTGGCAGAAGGCCGGCTCCGGCCGCGGCGTTCCCGACGTCGCCGCGCAAGTGCGGCCCGGTTACGGCGTCTTCTTCGAAGGCTCGCAAGTCGCGATGGGCGGAACGAGCGCCGCGGCGCCGATGTGGGCGGCACTGACGGCACGCATCAACCAGCGGATCGGGAGACCCGTGGGATTCTTCGCGCCACTGCTCTACGACGCGGCACCGGGCGCGCTCTTTCGCGACGTGCTCTCGGGCGGAAACGACCGCTACGCTTGCGCGGCCGGATGGAACCCGAGCACGGGCCTCGGCGTCCCGATCGGCGACGCGATCGAGAACGCGTTGCGCTAG